The Thermoplasmatales archaeon genome segment TCTTTTTTTTGGATTCCTTAATTCAAGTATGAAGGGTCTGCCATTTCCAAGCATCAATACATCTATATCCTCTCTTCCCGCTCCATGAAAACTTTCGTCTTCTGCTTCAAACTGATGCAATGCTTCGTGAGCAATCAGTTCTTCCACACTTTCCTCATACATTTTCCCCTTATAATTGCAATATTTACATCCTATTCCTCTGCATTTCCTGCAATACCATTTTGTCTGAGGAATGCCCCTGATTAGCTTTTTGTATCTTCCATATATAAAAACTGGTTTTACATCCAATTTAACTCTATCAAATGAGGTGTCTATTATACCAACAATATCTGGAGATTCAAAATCAACTGTTTTTCCAGTAATTTTTTCAATTATTTTTCCTACCTCCCTGTCTATTTCCCTTTTTATGCTTTCACTATAATCTGTTTCTATTTCTTTTTCCTTCATTATTATTTCCTCATCAATCATGCACCCGACCAGAAAACTATCGAATTCATATTTTTTCATTTCTTCCATCAAAATTTTTGCATAATTTTCTATTTCCCCAGATATACCTGAACAAAGCCAGCATTTTTTTGGAGGAGTTTCATCAATTTTAAGTAGCGAGCAAAATTTTTTTCCTCTTTCATAATTTTTTAGTCCGTCTTTTAATTTTGCAAATTGTCTTCCAAGGCATGAATTGCAGAGCCCATAACTGGCTATTTTTTCAATCTCTTTCATATTTTCTATACCCTTTTGCAATGATATATACTTCACTGCTTGCTTTTCTGCTCGCCTGCGGGCGATGAAGTTTTACCATCCTGAAGGATTTTTTAACATCTTCTAAAAATTCTTTAAAGTCACTGCCTTCGAAGATTTTACAAACAAAATTTCCACCTTCTTTTAGAAATTCTTTTGCAATTTTAAAGGCATGCTCGCATAGCCATACACTCCTTGCCTGGTCCATTTCATACTTTCCAGATAAGTTGGGGGATGCATCACTTATAACTGCATCAACCTCGCTTGCAATATCTTTTATTCTTGAAACAGTATTTTCATCGGTGATATCTCCTTCAATAAATTCGACACCCTCAATAGGCATCATTTTTTTTATATCAATCGCTATAACCCTTCCATATCTGGAAGCAACCTGGCTCCATCCCCCTGGTGACGCCCCGAGATCAATTATAATGCTTCCTTTCCTTAAAATATGATATCTGTTGTTTATCTGAATAAGTTTAAAAGCACTTCTCGCTCTATATCCCTGCTTTTTCGCCTCTTTGTAGTAATGGTCCTTTTTTCTTTCGGAAATCCATTTCATTAAAGAACAACATCAAGGTCAAGTTCTTCAGCAAGTTCCTTATATCTATTCCTTATTGTAACTTCTGTAACACCAGCAACATCCGCAACCTCCCGCTGTGTTCTTCTTTCCCCACAGAGTATTGATGCAATATAAATTGCTGCTGCAGCCACACCTGTTGGCCCTCTTCCAGAAGTAAGCTCCTTGTCTTCAGCTTG includes the following:
- a CDS encoding tRNA pseudouridine(54/55) synthase Pus10; protein product: MKEIEKIASYGLCNSCLGRQFAKLKDGLKNYERGKKFCSLLKIDETPPKKCWLCSGISGEIENYAKILMEEMKKYEFDSFLVGCMIDEEIIMKEKEIETDYSESIKREIDREVGKIIEKITGKTVDFESPDIVGIIDTSFDRVKLDVKPVFIYGRYKKLIRGIPQTKWYCRKCRGIGCKYCNYKGKMYEESVEELIAHEALHQFEAEDESFHGAGREDIDVLMLGNGRPFILELRNPKKRKIDLKILEKKINEYAKGKVEVSNLRYASRNEIEKLKSAKYEKVYRVKIKFTGDGKINEAVNALRGRKIAQRTPSRVSHRRAEKIRERKIIDIKIMEIKMNEAVIEVVAEAGTYIKELITGDNGRTIPSLSELYGSEIEVEELDVIYVGDENEKI
- a CDS encoding RlmE family RNA methyltransferase; the encoded protein is MKWISERKKDHYYKEAKKQGYRARSAFKLIQINNRYHILRKGSIIIDLGASPGGWSQVASRYGRVIAIDIKKMMPIEGVEFIEGDITDENTVSRIKDIASEVDAVISDASPNLSGKYEMDQARSVWLCEHAFKIAKEFLKEGGNFVCKIFEGSDFKEFLEDVKKSFRMVKLHRPQASRKASSEVYIIAKGYRKYERD